Proteins from one Mucilaginibacter jinjuensis genomic window:
- a CDS encoding helix-turn-helix domain-containing protein has protein sequence MTAQTAHTLINPNSKALAFQIYAFDDDSYFEALKNYNYYSIILVTKGKGKLWVDFSEYDFTEKGLMCFAIYQPFMIKADGEFEGLLINFHPDFFCIHRHQQEVSCNGVLFNNIYESPLVQLAEPEAQTLLNIVSELKAEMHNPELAQYELMVSYLKIFLINASRIKVNQNQLPKAFKTEKEPFILKTLQDAIEEHYKTKHSPGEYADLLNISARALNRISKMHFNRTLTNLIAERIIIEAKRELYLTSKPVKVIAYELGFNDEFYFSRFFKSNADVSPQMYRDTVGYARAEGIGGRDFEKN, from the coding sequence TTGACTGCCCAAACTGCACATACGCTCATTAATCCCAACAGCAAGGCCCTGGCTTTCCAGATCTATGCTTTTGATGACGACTCTTACTTTGAGGCGCTGAAGAATTATAATTACTATTCTATAATCCTGGTTACCAAAGGCAAGGGTAAGTTGTGGGTCGATTTTTCGGAATATGACTTCACTGAGAAAGGCCTGATGTGCTTTGCCATTTACCAACCTTTTATGATTAAGGCCGACGGTGAGTTTGAAGGTTTGCTCATTAATTTCCACCCCGATTTTTTCTGTATCCATAGGCATCAGCAGGAGGTATCGTGTAATGGGGTACTATTTAATAATATTTACGAATCACCTTTAGTGCAGTTGGCGGAGCCTGAAGCGCAGACCCTACTCAACATCGTGTCTGAGCTGAAAGCCGAAATGCATAACCCCGAACTGGCGCAGTATGAGTTGATGGTGTCATATCTTAAAATATTCCTCATCAATGCATCGCGTATTAAGGTAAACCAAAACCAGTTGCCCAAAGCATTTAAAACAGAAAAGGAGCCCTTTATCCTTAAAACTTTACAGGATGCTATTGAAGAGCATTACAAAACCAAACACAGCCCCGGCGAATATGCCGATCTGCTGAATATTTCGGCCCGTGCGCTTAACCGCATAAGTAAAATGCACTTTAACCGTACGCTCACCAACCTTATTGCCGAGCGTATTATTATTGAGGCCAAGCGCGAACTTTATCTTACTTCAAAACCTGTAAAAGTGATAGCCTACGAACTGGGCTTTAACGACGAATTTTATTTCAGCCGTTTCTTTAAAAGCAATGCCGATGTATCGCCCCAGATGTATCGCGATACGGTAGGCTATGCACGCGCAGAAGGCATTGGCGGGCGCGATTTTGAGAAGAATTAG
- a CDS encoding sensor histidine kinase: MKIKWQAKYKAVVPHLLFWLAYIFYQAIIYGWENTDALTFQPGQALFTATLPVNILLTYLNLYVLMPLFYYRQEYVRYAISLVLILLIGGILARFLTHTFIVPWEKLHNPVRYGLENKNFWIPVRILRLSLETCPLIAVTMVIQLMRNAYEREKNLRDLQKEKFAAEMALLKTQINPHFFFNTLNTLYGLILKKSEKAAKFALRLSDLMHYLLYEASAEKVLLTDEISHLENYINVEQMRFADRLELSFQFSGEITGKLIAPLILLPFVENAFKHGISNNSGWITININVVQNRLFLNVENSCPINSQISRGGLGLNNVKRRLELTYPGKYDLQVSPQTEVFEVTLKLYL; this comes from the coding sequence ATGAAGATCAAATGGCAGGCAAAATATAAAGCGGTTGTTCCACATCTGTTGTTTTGGTTGGCTTATATCTTTTACCAGGCTATTATATACGGCTGGGAAAATACGGATGCGCTTACCTTTCAGCCGGGCCAGGCATTGTTTACGGCAACTTTGCCCGTTAATATTTTGCTTACTTACCTTAACCTCTACGTTTTAATGCCCTTGTTTTATTACAGGCAAGAGTATGTGCGATATGCCATTTCACTGGTGCTGATATTACTGATCGGCGGTATTTTAGCCAGATTTTTAACGCACACCTTTATAGTGCCCTGGGAAAAACTGCATAACCCTGTACGGTACGGTCTGGAAAACAAGAACTTCTGGATCCCGGTCAGAATATTAAGGTTATCGTTAGAAACCTGCCCGCTCATTGCCGTAACGATGGTGATCCAGCTAATGCGTAATGCTTACGAGCGTGAAAAAAATCTCCGCGATTTGCAAAAGGAAAAGTTTGCAGCCGAAATGGCCTTATTAAAAACACAGATTAACCCTCATTTCTTTTTTAATACACTGAATACGCTCTATGGACTGATCCTGAAAAAATCAGAAAAGGCTGCAAAATTTGCTCTCCGGCTTTCTGATCTGATGCATTACCTGCTTTACGAAGCCAGTGCCGAGAAGGTGCTTTTGACAGACGAGATCAGCCACCTCGAAAATTACATCAATGTAGAGCAGATGCGGTTTGCCGACCGGTTGGAACTTTCCTTTCAATTTTCTGGCGAAATTACCGGTAAATTAATTGCGCCATTAATATTGCTACCATTTGTAGAAAACGCATTTAAACATGGTATCAGTAATAACAGCGGGTGGATTACTATCAATATTAACGTTGTACAAAACCGGCTCTTTTTAAATGTCGAGAACAGTTGCCCCATCAACTCGCAAATCAGCCGGGGTGGCCTGGGGCTTAATAATGTTAAACGAAGATTAGAATTAACTTATCCCGGCAAATATGACCTTCAAGTATCACCCCAAACTGAGGTATTTGAAGTAACCCTTAAACTTTATTTATGA
- a CDS encoding acyltransferase family protein, protein MSNPTETSAPAQPQKLFYIDNIRIILTALVVLHHVFVAYGAPGGWYYLEKTTNMGALIPMTMVVSINQSFFMGFFFLLAAYFTQSSYDRKGAARFLSDRLLRLGVPLLFYSLIFSPFLIYLVYYFAEGHHTPYLQYLGGFDDWVDFGVLWFVAALLLFTFVYIIWRSITQKATAHTNLPVPTTGRIILFALTLGLISFLVRIVFPVGWVLKPLGFQPGHFTQYVGLFIVGLLAYKNNWFNELPARTGKQMGLFAILLFLFFPVFYIIKAKLNMPISWFSGGFHWQTLLYAVWEQCIGISIITALLTRGKRLWNKSTPFLAKLSRSAFAVYIFHPLAIISLSLIVRSWAVDPAVKLLVVTPLAVLCSFLIGRLIVLIPGVKKII, encoded by the coding sequence ATGTCAAACCCAACTGAAACATCAGCACCGGCACAGCCTCAGAAGCTATTCTACATTGATAATATCCGGATAATTTTAACCGCACTGGTAGTACTGCACCATGTTTTCGTCGCTTACGGTGCCCCAGGCGGCTGGTATTATTTAGAAAAAACGACTAACATGGGAGCGCTCATCCCCATGACTATGGTTGTAAGCATTAACCAGTCTTTCTTTATGGGCTTTTTCTTTCTGCTGGCGGCTTACTTCACCCAATCCTCGTACGACAGGAAAGGCGCAGCACGCTTTTTATCAGATCGCTTGTTACGGCTTGGGGTACCTTTACTCTTTTATTCCCTTATCTTTTCTCCGTTCTTAATTTACCTCGTTTATTATTTTGCCGAAGGCCACCATACACCCTACCTGCAATACCTGGGCGGGTTTGACGACTGGGTAGATTTTGGCGTACTTTGGTTTGTTGCCGCATTACTCCTGTTTACGTTTGTTTATATAATATGGCGAAGCATTACGCAAAAGGCCACAGCGCATACAAACTTGCCCGTACCTACCACAGGCCGTATTATTTTATTTGCGTTAACACTAGGCCTAATCAGTTTCCTGGTAAGGATTGTATTTCCTGTGGGATGGGTACTTAAGCCGCTGGGCTTTCAGCCGGGGCATTTTACGCAATACGTCGGGTTGTTTATTGTGGGGCTACTTGCCTACAAAAACAATTGGTTTAATGAGCTGCCTGCCCGCACCGGTAAACAGATGGGTTTGTTCGCCATATTGTTATTCCTGTTTTTCCCGGTTTTTTATATCATTAAGGCAAAGCTCAACATGCCTATTTCCTGGTTCTCGGGCGGCTTTCACTGGCAAACGCTGCTATATGCCGTGTGGGAACAGTGCATCGGCATCTCCATCATAACCGCCTTACTCACCCGCGGAAAAAGACTGTGGAATAAGTCGACGCCATTTCTTGCTAAACTGTCACGCTCTGCTTTTGCGGTTTATATATTTCATCCCTTAGCCATCATTTCCTTGTCGTTAATTGTACGGAGCTGGGCTGTTGATCCAGCGGTAAAATTATTAGTGGTAACCCCTTTAGCCGTGCTATGCAGCTTTTTAATAGGCAGATTGATTGTGTTGATTCCAGGAGTTAAGAAAATCATATAG
- a CDS encoding transglutaminase domain-containing protein: protein MKIRSVLKLSRVAVYLLVLCPGIVHAAQKDSSNYVAILAKSQPYHRGESQSFPAFTYQSPDDPHLTELRKNYHLDSIAGKGSEVTRVLRLLQWFHDEVPHDDVKPLDVLTAKNIIETYRSTKYAAGCYPLSIAMNEIFLSMGIKSRSVICFSAKYPTPEGGHVINSVYIDSLHKWIYVDPQDNAYVKDEKGNFLSITEVRERLIDGRPLVLNATANYHHVPDKKEVYLYQFMAQHLYRMICPVNSAWDSQTREEGKTLEYVELLPYGAQEPGIDGFETHKHRNYLVINYHTNDDLLFWQKP from the coding sequence ATGAAAATCAGATCCGTTTTAAAGTTAAGCAGAGTAGCTGTTTATTTGTTGGTACTGTGCCCGGGGATAGTGCATGCAGCACAAAAAGATTCATCAAACTATGTGGCTATATTGGCAAAAAGCCAACCCTATCACCGTGGCGAATCCCAAAGTTTCCCGGCATTTACTTACCAATCTCCCGATGATCCTCATCTAACCGAGCTTCGTAAAAACTATCACCTGGATTCTATTGCCGGTAAAGGCAGCGAAGTAACTCGTGTTCTCCGTTTGTTGCAATGGTTTCATGATGAGGTACCGCATGATGATGTTAAGCCCCTGGATGTGCTGACGGCCAAAAATATCATTGAAACTTATCGCAGTACAAAATATGCTGCGGGGTGTTACCCGCTTTCTATTGCCATGAACGAGATATTTCTGTCGATGGGTATTAAATCGCGCAGCGTTATCTGCTTCTCGGCGAAGTATCCAACGCCTGAAGGCGGCCATGTTATTAATTCGGTATATATTGATTCTTTACATAAATGGATTTATGTAGACCCGCAAGACAATGCCTATGTAAAAGACGAAAAAGGCAACTTTTTAAGCATTACAGAAGTAAGGGAACGGCTTATTGATGGCCGCCCACTGGTATTAAACGCAACAGCAAATTATCATCATGTACCGGATAAAAAAGAGGTCTACCTTTACCAGTTTATGGCCCAGCATTTATACCGCATGATATGCCCTGTAAACAGTGCCTGGGATTCGCAGACCAGGGAAGAAGGCAAAACCCTTGAATACGTTGAATTGTTACCTTACGGTGCCCAGGAACCTGGAATAGATGGCTTTGAAACGCACAAACACCGCAACTATCTGGTGATAAACTATCATACTAATGATGATCTCTTGTTTTGGCAGAAACCATAA
- a CDS encoding LytR/AlgR family response regulator transcription factor yields the protein MAYINRQQLFEQVEYPLRYKPGNLVKASVVLFSIAFFFLLLFEPFGVYRPEQKFNYLIICGLHALSPTLIFYIYFSALNYSRKRNAASETSSWTMFQEYAHIAVILLLVGIASFLMRDFIYDNPYNWSLRYFWEEIRNCYLVGCLVYILLTFANFYFRSKSNSAQALLFPISRDTENTAEAITEIFIKTQVKQDDFSFIATQLLFAKAEGNYVELTLCSNSSVTTELKRISLKQFESQIAAHPFFFRCHRAYLVNMAQIEKVTGNSQGYLLSFNGTADKVPVSRAQLNSFNGLYQQLRVA from the coding sequence ATGGCTTACATTAACCGGCAGCAGCTATTTGAACAGGTTGAGTACCCTTTACGGTATAAACCCGGCAACCTCGTTAAGGCCTCGGTAGTGCTGTTTAGTATTGCATTCTTTTTTCTGCTACTATTCGAACCATTCGGCGTGTACAGGCCCGAGCAAAAGTTTAACTACTTAATTATTTGCGGCCTGCATGCACTATCGCCTACATTAATTTTCTACATCTATTTTAGCGCACTTAATTATTCCAGGAAAAGAAATGCTGCATCCGAAACGTCATCATGGACTATGTTTCAGGAGTACGCCCACATTGCCGTTATTTTACTATTAGTAGGGATCGCCAGCTTCTTGATGCGCGATTTTATTTACGACAACCCTTACAACTGGTCGTTACGCTATTTCTGGGAAGAAATAAGGAACTGCTATCTGGTAGGGTGCCTGGTTTATATACTGCTCACATTTGCCAATTTCTATTTCCGGTCGAAAAGCAATTCTGCCCAGGCTCTCCTTTTCCCAATCTCCCGTGATACCGAAAACACAGCCGAAGCCATCACCGAGATCTTCATCAAGACCCAGGTTAAGCAAGACGATTTTAGTTTTATTGCTACCCAACTGCTTTTCGCCAAAGCAGAAGGCAATTATGTGGAACTCACGCTTTGCAGTAATAGCAGCGTAACAACAGAGCTCAAAAGAATTTCGCTCAAACAATTCGAATCTCAGATTGCAGCTCATCCATTCTTCTTCCGGTGCCACCGGGCCTACCTGGTTAATATGGCACAGATAGAAAAGGTGACCGGCAACTCGCAGGGGTACCTGTTATCCTTCAATGGCACTGCCGATAAAGTCCCGGTTTCGAGGGCTCAACTCAACAGCTTTAACGGGCTTTACCAGCAGCTTCGCGTAGCATAA
- a CDS encoding LytR/AlgR family response regulator transcription factor has translation MKKINCLIADDEEIARGIIESYVKQLDSLNLVGMCSNGVEVYNALEKQPVDLLFLDIAMPHLTGIDLLRTLKNPPAVILTTAFREFALQGYELNVVDYLLKPVSFERFIKAVEKVQSKTGSQLTENNSIQNKDNELAFIYVKSDKKMVRLALKDILYIEGLKDYVKIYMPDRSIITYRTLTSFEEKLSASQFLRVHRSYIVSLNHISAYTATEIEIGKAIIPIGKAYAKEVLKLLEA, from the coding sequence ATGAAAAAAATAAATTGCCTGATAGCGGATGATGAGGAAATAGCCAGAGGTATTATTGAAAGCTATGTTAAACAGCTGGATAGCTTAAACCTGGTGGGTATGTGCTCAAACGGTGTAGAGGTTTATAATGCCTTAGAAAAACAGCCCGTGGATTTGCTTTTTCTTGATATTGCCATGCCCCATCTAACCGGCATCGATCTGCTACGCACGCTGAAAAATCCGCCTGCTGTGATATTAACCACCGCATTTCGTGAATTTGCACTGCAAGGGTATGAACTAAATGTGGTAGATTATTTATTGAAACCGGTGTCGTTCGAACGGTTCATCAAAGCGGTAGAGAAGGTTCAATCCAAAACGGGTTCTCAATTGACAGAAAACAACTCTATTCAAAATAAAGACAACGAGCTCGCATTTATTTATGTCAAGTCAGACAAAAAAATGGTAAGGCTTGCGTTAAAAGATATTTTATACATCGAAGGCTTGAAGGATTATGTGAAGATATATATGCCCGATCGTTCGATTATCACCTATCGCACTTTAACCTCTTTTGAAGAAAAGCTTTCTGCCAGCCAATTTTTAAGAGTACACCGCTCTTATATAGTTTCTTTAAATCATATCAGCGCTTACACTGCAACAGAGATTGAAATAGGCAAAGCTATTATTCCTATCGGCAAAGCTTATGCTAAAGAAGTTTTGAAATTATTAGAAGCATAA